The DNA segment TCCATCATTGGTAAGGTCTCATCGGGTATTTCCTGTCCTTTTAATTTAGCGACGGTTTCCTGAAGTAACCTGCAGTATAAGTCAAATCCAACCGCTACTAAATTCCCATGTTGTTCTGGTCCTAAGATATTTCCTACCCCGCGTATCTCCATATCTCGCATAGCCAGTTTAAACCCGGAGCCTAAATCTGAGAATTCACGAATGGCAGACAATCGGTCTTTAGCCAGTTCAGATAATCCTAATTTTGTTGGGTGGGTCTTAAAGTGAATAAAAGGAAGTTTGGAGTTCGACATTAACAATCTGACCTACAAACTTCTATTCTTAATTTTTACCTTTCAAAGATTCTCCTTACCACATCATATATCATTTTTATTTCTTCAATATCTCTCTTTTTTAAGAAAGCAGTGATTTTGCTAATAAGTTGTTCATCTTTAATATCCCTTACTGCTGTTGGAGAAAAAGAGAAAAGATCTTTAATTTCCACTTTTAAGGCAGAAGCAATTTTTTTAAGTGCCTCTAAAGAAGGAGATCGTCGTCCTCTTTCTATTAATCCAATAAAGTTATCACTAAAGTCAGTAAGTTCAGCAAGTTTAGCCTGACTCATATTTATTTGTTTCCGTAATTCAAAAATTCTTAACCCAAGTTGTCTTTTTATATTACTCATCAGTTTATCTCCACCTTATATTGCTATAGTATAAAATATTTTTTTAAAAAATAATACAAACTTTATGTATAGTATTGAAAAAAATACTTGACAATTAGTTTGGTATATGTTAAACTTTTTTCCATGAAGAATTAGCAAAGAAAATAGCCCAGTTTAAAAGAAAAGAAGCATCTATAGTTTTCTCTACCGGATTTCAGGTTAATGTGGGTATAACTCCAGTACTGGTGGAAAAATCAAATTAAGCAGAAAGAGTGTTAAAAATTACAACATGAAATTAGCGTGGCATGAAAGTATAGAAACAATATCAGAAACAACTTGGAATACCATTTTTGGAATAGATACAATTGTCAAGAGTTATCATCTCATGCGATTGGTGGAACGCTCAAAAAACGATGACTTCACGATACGGTATCTAACAATTCATGGTGATGTGGGAATCAAATTGATTCTTCCCTGCTTTCTATATCGGGTACGACTTGATTTATTTGCGAAAAAAACATTAAAATCGATCTTTGAAATAGTCGGTCGGTGTTTTCCCAGGTTGATAACAAAAAAAATATTGTTTCTTGGA comes from the bacterium genome and includes:
- a CDS encoding helix-turn-helix transcriptional regulator gives rise to the protein MSNIKRQLGLRIFELRKQINMSQAKLAELTDFSDNFIGLIERGRRSPSLEALKKIASALKVEIKDLFSFSPTAVRDIKDEQLISKITAFLKKRDIEEIKMIYDVVRRIFER